The proteins below are encoded in one region of Methanofollis aquaemaris:
- a CDS encoding molybdopterin biosynthesis protein, with the protein MVRRYLDLVSLDRALEIIRDECGGRPGTETVPLDEAAGRVTAAPIFARFSVPGVHISAMDGIAVRSADTRGARETRAVTLPDALRVNTGNLVPNQYDAVVMIEDVWLGEDGTYTIRKPAAPWQHVRPVGEDIGESEMILPSLHTVRPHELGALAAYGVTEVAVLALRAGIIPTGTELVPPGTRPGPGQAVESNSLMAAAHLRSLGVTPKRYGIVPDEPDLIRATIEQGIEENDLLIVSAGSSAGTRDFTASLIAELGEVLVHGVGIKPAKPVIIGKVRGKPVIGLPGYPLAAFTILREVITPLVAGYGFPVPDAETVEAALTTTLHSDIGTDEFVLLSVGRIGDRWVAVPQSRGAGVQMSAVRANAVMTIPSAKEGVEAGESVTARLMVPHRQAREVVLITGSHDPALDHLADLVRPQGVEVHSTHVGSMGGLLTLKKRQCHAAPMHLLGADGEYNLPYLRKYMPNEDLVCVCVAEREQGLIAREPVAFGDLPNLRYANRQKGSGTRILLDHLLKEQGTDPATIAGYDREFTTHLGVALAVRSGEAECGMGVYSAAKALGLAFTPVATERYELVLHADTLDDPRVDAILRAISSEEFKGVLTALGGYRVSETGVRRGLP; encoded by the coding sequence GTGGTAAGACGCTACCTCGACCTCGTCTCTCTCGACCGGGCGCTCGAAATCATCAGGGATGAATGCGGCGGGCGGCCTGGCACCGAGACGGTCCCGCTCGACGAGGCCGCCGGGCGGGTGACCGCGGCCCCGATCTTCGCGCGGTTCTCGGTGCCCGGCGTCCACATCTCCGCGATGGACGGGATCGCCGTGCGGAGTGCGGACACGCGGGGCGCGAGAGAGACGCGGGCGGTCACCCTGCCCGACGCTCTCCGGGTGAACACCGGCAACCTTGTCCCCAACCAGTACGACGCCGTCGTGATGATCGAGGACGTCTGGCTCGGCGAGGACGGTACGTACACCATCAGGAAACCGGCCGCACCCTGGCAGCATGTCAGACCGGTGGGCGAGGACATCGGCGAGTCGGAGATGATCCTCCCCTCCCTGCACACGGTCAGGCCCCACGAACTCGGTGCCCTGGCGGCGTACGGGGTGACCGAGGTGGCGGTGCTCGCCCTCCGCGCCGGGATCATCCCGACCGGGACCGAACTGGTGCCGCCGGGCACCAGGCCGGGGCCGGGGCAGGCGGTGGAGAGCAACTCGCTGATGGCCGCGGCCCATCTCCGGTCTCTCGGGGTGACGCCGAAGCGGTACGGGATCGTCCCCGACGAGCCCGACCTGATCAGGGCGACGATCGAGCAGGGGATCGAGGAGAACGATCTCCTCATCGTCTCCGCGGGCTCGTCGGCCGGGACGCGGGACTTCACCGCCTCGCTCATCGCCGAACTCGGCGAGGTGCTCGTGCACGGGGTCGGGATCAAACCGGCCAAGCCGGTGATCATCGGGAAGGTCCGGGGCAAACCGGTCATCGGGCTGCCCGGCTATCCGCTGGCGGCCTTCACGATCCTGCGCGAGGTGATCACCCCGCTCGTCGCCGGCTACGGTTTCCCGGTCCCTGACGCAGAGACGGTCGAGGCCGCACTCACCACCACCCTCCACTCGGACATCGGGACCGACGAGTTCGTCCTCCTCTCGGTGGGCCGGATCGGCGACCGCTGGGTGGCCGTCCCGCAGTCGCGGGGCGCGGGGGTCCAGATGAGTGCGGTGCGGGCGAACGCCGTGATGACGATCCCGTCCGCCAAGGAAGGGGTCGAGGCCGGCGAGTCGGTCACTGCCCGTCTCATGGTCCCGCACCGGCAGGCACGCGAGGTGGTGCTGATCACCGGGAGCCACGACCCGGCCCTCGACCACCTCGCCGACCTGGTGAGGCCGCAGGGCGTGGAGGTCCACTCCACCCATGTCGGGTCGATGGGCGGGCTGCTCACCCTCAAAAAGCGGCAGTGCCATGCGGCGCCGATGCACCTGCTGGGCGCGGACGGGGAGTACAACCTCCCGTACCTCAGAAAATATATGCCGAACGAAGATCTCGTCTGCGTCTGCGTGGCCGAGCGTGAGCAGGGGCTCATCGCCCGCGAACCGGTCGCCTTCGGGGATCTCCCGAACCTGCGGTATGCCAACCGGCAGAAGGGTTCGGGCACCAGGATCCTCCTCGACCATCTCCTCAAAGAGCAGGGGACCGACCCGGCGACCATCGCCGGATACGACCGGGAGTTCACCACCCACCTCGGCGTCGCCCTGGCCGTCCGGTCAGGCGAGGCCGAGTGCGGGATGGGGGTGTACTCCGCGGCGAAGGCGCTCGGCCTGGCCTTCACGCCGGTCGCCACCGAACGCTACGAGCTGGTCCTCCATGCCGATACCCTCGACGACCCGCGGGTGGACGCCATCCTCAGGGCAATCTCGTCCGAGGAGTTCAAAGGGGTGCTCACCGCTCTCGGCGGGTACCGGGTCAGTGAGACAGGCGTGCGGCGCGGACTGCCGTGA
- a CDS encoding TIGR00725 family protein encodes MQIAVIGAGDASPEEVEAAETVGYLLAQNGAAVVCGGLGGVMEAACRGAKEGGGRTVGIIPGTAGENPYVDIVVRSGLGHARNALVVGSADAVVAVGGAYGTLSEIALALTMKKAVFGVKTWEIDGVFPCLTPEEAVLTAVRAARLSH; translated from the coding sequence ATGCAGATCGCTGTCATCGGTGCCGGAGACGCATCGCCTGAAGAGGTCGAGGCCGCAGAGACCGTCGGTTACCTCCTTGCACAGAACGGGGCCGCCGTCGTCTGCGGAGGGCTCGGCGGTGTGATGGAAGCGGCGTGTCGGGGGGCGAAGGAGGGCGGCGGGAGAACGGTCGGGATCATTCCGGGAACCGCCGGCGAGAACCCGTACGTCGATATCGTGGTGAGGAGCGGCCTGGGGCATGCGCGAAACGCCCTCGTCGTCGGGTCGGCCGATGCGGTCGTGGCGGTCGGCGGGGCGTACGGCACGCTCTCCGAGATCGCCCTTGCGCTCACGATGAAAAAAGCGGTCTTCGGGGTGAAGACCTGGGAGATCGACGGGGTCTTTCCCTGCCTCACCCCCGAAGAGGCGGTGCTCACGGCAGTCCGCGCCGCACGCCTGTCTCACTGA
- a CDS encoding polysaccharide deacetylase family protein → MRGEVNLERRAISLLSAVLSPSGACDAYRNLRSGLGGGTTIYTFHRVGPQRHDWLIPTMETAEFERTVRWLAEHHRILPLSEVVKALREGRELPEGTAAVTFDDGYQDIHTHAWPVLQRYGVPATVFLTTGPIDRRELFWFDRFRHVIHTTGKTRFEVEGLGEIPLRTRDERFRAVTLIERNILKVADEAEKLACIGAIEDDLDVDPPEIGDDYILTWEQVREMGQDSVSFGSHTVTHPQLTHIPLKQAAREIRCSKERIERETGKEILFFSYPNGGAADTSAEIETLVSEAGYLSAFCGIPGPVRAGNNLFRLNRIFSGWDFDTFKFFGSGAFADLAWFHFRR, encoded by the coding sequence ATGCGGGGGGAAGTCAATCTTGAACGCCGGGCCATCTCTCTTCTTTCAGCCGTCTTGAGCCCTTCAGGTGCGTGCGACGCGTACCGAAACCTTCGGAGCGGTCTCGGAGGCGGGACAACGATCTATACCTTCCACCGCGTGGGCCCCCAGCGTCATGACTGGCTTATCCCCACCATGGAGACCGCCGAGTTCGAGCGGACGGTTCGATGGCTTGCCGAACACCACCGCATCCTCCCTCTCAGCGAGGTCGTGAAAGCCCTCAGGGAGGGGCGGGAACTGCCCGAAGGCACCGCCGCGGTCACCTTCGACGACGGTTACCAGGACATCCACACCCATGCCTGGCCGGTGCTCCAGAGATACGGGGTGCCGGCCACGGTCTTTCTCACCACCGGCCCCATCGACCGCCGGGAACTCTTCTGGTTCGACCGGTTCAGGCACGTCATCCACACCACCGGGAAAACGAGATTCGAGGTGGAAGGACTCGGAGAGATCCCGCTCAGGACGCGGGACGAGCGGTTCAGGGCCGTCACGCTCATCGAACGAAACATCCTCAAGGTCGCCGACGAGGCCGAGAAACTCGCGTGCATCGGTGCGATCGAGGACGACCTCGACGTGGACCCGCCCGAGATCGGGGACGACTACATCCTCACCTGGGAGCAGGTGCGCGAGATGGGGCAGGACAGCGTCAGTTTCGGTTCCCACACGGTCACCCACCCGCAACTCACCCACATCCCTCTCAAGCAGGCGGCGAGGGAGATCAGGTGTTCGAAGGAGCGGATCGAGCGGGAGACCGGAAAAGAGATCCTCTTCTTCTCGTACCCCAACGGGGGCGCCGCCGACACCTCGGCGGAGATCGAAACTCTGGTCAGCGAGGCCGGGTACCTCTCGGCCTTCTGCGGGATACCGGGACCGGTCAGGGCCGGGAACAACCTCTTCAGGCTCAACCGGATCTTCTCGGGCTGGGACTTCGACACCTTCAAGTTCTTCGGCTCCGGGGCGTTTGCCGACCTTGCCTGGTTCCATTTCAGACGGTGA
- a CDS encoding class I adenylate-forming enzyme family protein — MNFVDYLLENSRERDTLFIAGPRETITHRELFRKVNALARHFGRTYGRGKRILVLAENSLFFTLCYLAAMKSGNIAVLVETRVAKDQLEKIGDLCKFRCCCVQEKYRSKIRDGWPLFSEADLAALPATDEEWVVETADDETAQILFTSGSTGEKKGVMISHWNLVTNSEAILEVMHLTEDDRACAVLPFTYCYGVSVMHTHLRVGGSVVLHTAIFLGTVILEIDDYGCTGIYGVPSTYQILIHRTPFLKAALPSLRYMTCGGGHLEEKYVRTITGAFPEKDLYIYYGATEATARISVLDPRLIHEKIGSLGKGMPGVTLEVLRPDGRPVDPGEIGEITVLSRTPMQGYFRDPVGTAAKLKDGRLYTGDLATVDEDGYVYFKGRGNTVIKSAGHRITPREVEDLINTLETVSETAVIAVPDELMGEAAIAVVQAVGEPSGVLRDEIMYLCQTTLPSYKVPKAVVFAESMPLNASDKVDLIRLKAAVAALRAGEEVGGYEEIGPIHGRGEAGDGTIL; from the coding sequence ATGAACTTTGTCGACTATCTCCTGGAAAACAGCCGGGAACGCGACACCCTCTTTATCGCCGGGCCCAGAGAGACGATCACCCACCGCGAACTCTTCCGGAAGGTGAACGCCCTGGCCCGGCACTTCGGGCGGACTTACGGGAGGGGGAAACGGATCCTGGTCCTCGCGGAGAACAGTCTTTTTTTCACCCTCTGCTACCTTGCCGCAATGAAGAGCGGGAACATCGCGGTGCTCGTCGAGACGAGGGTCGCAAAAGACCAGCTCGAAAAGATCGGCGACCTCTGCAAATTCAGGTGCTGCTGTGTCCAGGAGAAGTACCGCTCCAAGATCCGCGACGGGTGGCCGCTCTTCTCCGAGGCCGACCTTGCCGCCCTCCCGGCGACCGACGAGGAATGGGTGGTCGAGACTGCGGACGACGAGACGGCCCAGATCCTCTTCACCTCGGGGAGCACCGGGGAGAAGAAGGGGGTGATGATCTCCCACTGGAACCTGGTGACCAACAGCGAGGCGATCCTCGAAGTGATGCACCTCACCGAGGATGACCGGGCGTGTGCGGTCCTCCCCTTCACCTACTGCTACGGCGTCTCGGTCATGCACACCCATCTCAGGGTCGGCGGGAGCGTGGTCCTGCACACCGCGATCTTCCTCGGGACCGTCATCTTAGAGATCGATGATTACGGGTGCACCGGGATCTACGGCGTGCCGAGCACCTACCAGATCCTCATCCACCGCACTCCCTTCCTCAAGGCCGCGCTCCCGAGCCTCCGCTACATGACCTGCGGCGGGGGGCACCTGGAGGAGAAGTACGTCAGAACGATCACCGGCGCCTTCCCTGAGAAAGATCTCTACATCTACTATGGCGCCACCGAGGCGACGGCCAGGATCTCGGTCCTCGACCCGCGCCTGATCCACGAGAAGATCGGGTCGCTGGGCAAGGGGATGCCCGGCGTCACCCTGGAAGTCCTGCGCCCGGACGGCAGGCCGGTGGACCCCGGCGAGATCGGCGAGATCACGGTGCTGAGCAGGACTCCCATGCAGGGCTACTTCAGGGATCCGGTGGGGACCGCGGCAAAACTGAAAGACGGCCGACTGTACACCGGCGACCTCGCCACCGTCGACGAGGACGGGTATGTCTATTTCAAGGGCCGCGGCAACACGGTCATCAAGTCGGCGGGGCACCGGATCACCCCGAGGGAGGTGGAAGACCTCATCAACACTCTGGAGACGGTGAGCGAGACCGCGGTCATTGCGGTGCCCGACGAACTGATGGGCGAGGCGGCGATCGCCGTCGTCCAGGCGGTCGGAGAACCTTCAGGCGTGCTTCGCGACGAGATCATGTACCTCTGCCAGACCACCCTCCCGTCGTACAAGGTGCCAAAGGCAGTGGTCTTTGCGGAGTCGATGCCCCTCAATGCCTCGGACAAGGTGGACCTGATCAGGCTGAAGGCGGCGGTCGCCGCTCTCCGGGCCGGGGAGGAGGTGGGAGGGTACGAGGAGATCGGACCGATCCACGGACGAGGAGAGGCAGGGGACGGCACCATCCTCTGA
- a CDS encoding acyl carrier protein, which produces MEKGPQQRIEKIFCDVIGVRESDLSDDISYNSYELWDSLKHLELVAALEEAFGITLEMEEIVEMEDFGRVKGVVFSHLEEGEE; this is translated from the coding sequence ATGGAAAAGGGGCCTCAACAGAGAATAGAAAAAATCTTCTGCGACGTGATCGGTGTTCGAGAATCAGACCTCTCTGACGATATCAGTTACAACTCGTACGAACTCTGGGACTCGCTCAAGCATCTCGAACTGGTGGCGGCCCTGGAGGAGGCCTTCGGGATCACCCTGGAGATGGAGGAGATCGTCGAGATGGAGGACTTCGGCAGGGTGAAAGGGGTCGTCTTCTCCCATCTCGAGGAGGGAGAGGAATGA
- the acpS gene encoding holo-ACP synthase, whose translation MIPGIGTDVVSIPRFKEKSLEHDRHFLERVFTAKEIAYCFSREHPAPHLAARFAGKEAVTKALSSIGYDGIAMNEIEITNGPSGVPSVTLICRDAGMVTVLVSLSHDGDIAVACALATEGDGWKRGLNRE comes from the coding sequence ATGATACCCGGCATCGGCACCGATGTTGTCTCGATCCCACGTTTCAAAGAGAAGTCCCTCGAACACGACCGCCACTTCCTCGAACGCGTCTTCACCGCGAAGGAGATCGCCTACTGCTTCTCCAGGGAGCATCCGGCCCCCCACCTCGCGGCCAGGTTCGCCGGCAAAGAAGCGGTGACCAAAGCCCTCTCCTCCATCGGGTATGACGGCATTGCAATGAACGAAATCGAGATCACAAACGGGCCGTCAGGGGTGCCCTCCGTTACTTTAATATGTCGGGATGCCGGTATGGTCACTGTCCTCGTCAGTCTTTCGCACGATGGGGACATTGCGGTCGCCTGTGCGCTTGCGACGGAGGGGGACGGATGGAAAAGGGGCCTCAACAGAGAATAG